One part of the bacterium genome encodes these proteins:
- a CDS encoding SDR family NAD(P)-dependent oxidoreductase, which yields MDYELQGKTAIVTGGTSGIGLEIARIFTEGGARVAITGRNEEKMGRVVEDLEGNPGEITGIRMDLESRDDMDRLMEETESRFGPLDILVNNAGRSYPGKFFETGPELWETILRNRIVNPLYLTQKALAGMAGRGRGSVTFMSAVISKEPIAENV from the coding sequence ATGGACTACGAACTGCAGGGCAAGACCGCCATCGTCACCGGCGGAACGAGCGGCATCGGGCTCGAGATCGCGCGCATCTTCACCGAGGGCGGCGCCCGGGTGGCCATCACCGGCCGCAATGAGGAGAAGATGGGCCGGGTGGTCGAGGACCTCGAAGGGAACCCCGGCGAAATTACCGGCATCCGGATGGATCTCGAAAGCCGGGACGACATGGACCGATTGATGGAGGAGACCGAATCACGCTTCGGCCCGCTGGACATTCTGGTGAACAACGCGGGAAGGAGCTACCCGGGCAAATTCTTCGAGACGGGTCCCGAGCTTTGGGAGACCATCCTGCGAAACCGGATCGTGAACCCCCTCTACCTCACCCAGAAGGCGCTGGCCGGGATGGCCGGGCGCGGCCGCGGGTCGGTCACCTTCATGTCGGCGGTGATCTCGAAGGAGCCCATCGCCGAGAACGTCA
- a CDS encoding RidA family protein, translating into MAKTIELVHWPDAPDVWTPYAPVIRIKGGTMICMAGVTAAPVYHHHPHRPEEFDALVPDMYEQTRAALENLRQGLAAVGGKMSDIVFTTRYLTDMSDQNGMSRACKEYYGDHQPCSTTVQVVRLATDPRCLIEMNAIAIVDE; encoded by the coding sequence ATGGCGAAGACGATCGAACTCGTGCACTGGCCCGACGCCCCGGACGTGTGGACGCCCTACGCGCCGGTCATCCGCATCAAGGGGGGGACGATGATCTGCATGGCCGGGGTGACGGCGGCGCCGGTCTATCATCATCACCCGCACCGCCCCGAGGAATTCGACGCCCTGGTCCCCGACATGTACGAGCAGACCCGCGCCGCCCTCGAAAACCTCCGGCAGGGCCTCGCGGCGGTCGGGGGAAAGATGAGCGATATCGTCTTCACCACCCGCTACCTGACCGACATGAGCGATCAGAACGGGATGAGCCGCGCCTGCAAGGAGTACTACGGCGATCACCAGCCCTGCAGCACCACCGTCCAGGTCGTCCGGCTGGCCACCGACCCGCGCTGCCTGATCGAGATGAACGCCATCGCGATCGTGGATGAATAA
- a CDS encoding tetratricopeptide repeat protein, which produces MARQPKDPDAQIQTLEGVMENDPTSAAFFPLATLVSEKGDERRAESLLRSGLENHPAYAPARVLLAGLLITQEKTAEAVDHLEMAVRLTPWNLTALRLLAQCRRLAGDEAGARQALRVAGMFDPDDEEARSLLAEDVSVSLLSSAEAGASSEGSVLDVVPTPSLAELYRSQGHVKKAHEIYRKLLEDEPENTEWLEAAGSLKDLIDRGALDADVRPLAGAGEAGASDDLEDLFGDEEEATAEAPSGVEASAGDDLAGDDLEAPGLEDELDLGLLEGDESPAASFSGDAILDAGGGELDLSEDNLFDEFEEMESAASAPEEGWKAPAAGEAPAAAPSDAIELDEVSLDLEALEEDSLADLMEAAPAEAAAPAEEKSLAEAAGGEMDLLSGESPLGADFFEALETGEAPAAAPAAPEGEVPGTAPPEGLDSGDAFLLEEIELEPAGESETALELEEIAELSADEIALEEELTEMGAEMAIEAIEVPPEVLAMEAALDSLAEMAPAAAAPPDAGEKMELDPLLSGLVGLFLEEKDYARALDLFRKAEALGYGSASLTLRIQEIEENLRTSLTGDLQGSSGEDMGGSVPFGAISSGEVIARLEGWLKSIRRRKSRVPTGGESS; this is translated from the coding sequence ATGGCGCGCCAACCCAAAGATCCCGACGCCCAAATTCAGACCCTCGAAGGGGTGATGGAGAACGACCCCACCTCTGCGGCCTTTTTCCCGCTCGCCACGCTGGTTTCGGAAAAAGGGGATGAGCGGCGGGCCGAGTCGCTGCTGCGGAGCGGGCTGGAGAATCACCCCGCCTACGCCCCCGCCCGCGTCCTTCTCGCCGGTCTTCTCATCACGCAGGAGAAGACGGCCGAGGCAGTCGATCATCTGGAGATGGCTGTCCGGCTGACTCCCTGGAACCTGACGGCGCTTCGCCTCCTGGCCCAGTGCAGACGTCTCGCGGGGGACGAAGCAGGCGCCCGGCAGGCGCTCCGGGTGGCGGGAATGTTCGATCCCGACGATGAGGAAGCGCGCAGCCTCCTCGCGGAGGACGTCTCGGTCTCCTTGCTCTCCTCGGCGGAGGCGGGCGCATCCTCCGAGGGAAGCGTCCTCGATGTCGTGCCCACCCCCTCGCTGGCCGAGCTCTACCGCTCGCAGGGCCATGTCAAAAAAGCCCATGAGATTTACCGGAAGCTTCTCGAAGATGAGCCGGAGAACACCGAGTGGCTTGAGGCGGCCGGCTCGCTCAAGGATTTGATCGATCGCGGCGCCCTGGATGCCGACGTGCGTCCGCTAGCCGGAGCGGGAGAGGCAGGAGCATCCGACGATCTCGAAGACCTGTTCGGGGACGAAGAAGAGGCCACGGCCGAAGCGCCCTCCGGCGTGGAAGCATCCGCCGGAGACGATCTGGCCGGAGACGATCTGGAAGCCCCGGGGCTGGAAGACGAGCTGGACCTGGGACTGCTTGAGGGCGATGAATCGCCCGCCGCGTCCTTTTCGGGAGATGCCATTCTCGATGCGGGCGGGGGCGAGCTGGATCTTTCCGAGGACAATCTTTTCGATGAATTCGAAGAGATGGAGAGCGCCGCTTCCGCGCCGGAGGAAGGATGGAAAGCGCCCGCGGCCGGAGAAGCGCCCGCGGCGGCGCCCTCCGATGCGATCGAACTCGATGAGGTGTCGCTGGATCTGGAAGCGCTGGAAGAGGATTCGCTTGCCGATCTGATGGAGGCGGCTCCGGCGGAAGCGGCGGCTCCGGCGGAGGAAAAATCGCTTGCGGAAGCGGCGGGCGGGGAGATGGACCTGCTCTCCGGGGAATCTCCGCTGGGCGCGGATTTTTTCGAAGCGCTGGAAACCGGAGAGGCCCCGGCGGCGGCGCCCGCCGCGCCGGAGGGCGAAGTGCCCGGCACAGCGCCTCCGGAGGGGCTGGACTCCGGGGATGCGTTTTTGCTCGAGGAGATAGAGCTGGAGCCTGCCGGGGAGAGCGAAACGGCGCTCGAGCTGGAGGAGATTGCCGAGCTTTCCGCGGATGAGATCGCGCTCGAGGAAGAGTTGACGGAGATGGGGGCCGAGATGGCGATCGAGGCGATCGAGGTCCCGCCCGAAGTTCTCGCGATGGAAGCGGCGTTGGATTCGCTCGCAGAGATGGCACCGGCGGCGGCGGCCCCGCCGGACGCGGGCGAAAAAATGGAACTCGATCCGCTTCTGAGCGGCTTGGTTGGCCTCTTTCTGGAGGAGAAGGACTATGCGCGTGCGCTCGATCTTTTCCGAAAGGCAGAGGCGCTGGGATATGGGTCCGCGTCCCTGACGCTGAGAATTCAAGAGATTGAGGAAAATCTTCGCACTTCTTTGACGGGCGACTTGCAGGGAAGTTCGGGGGAGGATATGGGTGGGTCGGTTCCCTTCGGCGCGATTTCCTCCGGCGAGGTGATCGCGCGCCTGGAAGGCTGGCTGAAAAGTATCCGCCGCCGGAAAAGCAGGGTGCCCACCGGCGGGGAGTCTTCGTAG